CACAGGCCTTATAAATGTCTTGATTCCATTCATTCCAACGGTCGATATCTGGAATATAAAGTACTTTCTTGTTGGGGCCTTCAATCCAGTAAGCGAACGTTTCCGAAAATTCATTTCGATGCGGAACTTCGACAGGTCGGATTGTGACGAGCGAGGAAATCGGAATTTTTTGTCCCTCTTTTATTTCTTGTATATCTATATTTCCTAGCTCTGTCAATAAACTCCACGGAGCTTGTTCCTCCAATAATCGTTTCATTTTCTTCCCCGCCATTACGGGTACGCCATTTGCGCCAATTGCTTCCCGCCCTAATAATAACAGACCCGGATAATGACCAAAATGGGCATGCGTCAAAAAGATGCTTTCCATTAATCGACCTTGCATATCGTATTTGATTTGCAATCTTGCCATTTGTTCTTTCAAGTCAGGCGTAGCATCAATTAAATGCCAAGTCTTTTCTTCAGGTACAACAACTGCCAAGGAAGCGGCAAGACGTCTAAACCGTGGATATTCCAGCGCTTCTGCACAGTTTTTGCAGAAACAATTTGGATGTGGAAGCCCTGCATCTTGTGCGGTGCCTAACACATTCAAAATGACTTTTTTCATAGAGGGATTTCTCCTTTAATACTTTATGTATTGTTATTATAATGCTTTTTTGTAATCGTCCATCCTGTGAATCCAAATAAAATATTGATTAGCGGGACTAGGAATGCGAAAAAAGTATATGGAATAAACTCTCCAGGGCTCACACCAAGTACGCTAACTGCAAAAACGACAGGGACACTCCAAGGGACAAGGTTGATACCGACTGTTCCCGCCGCTTCGACACAACGTGAAAGGTTTTTTGTATCCAGATTCATCGATTTATACTTACTGACGAATGTTCTTGCTGGTAAAATGATTGCTAAAAATTGTGCGCCACTCGCAAATGCGATGACAAATGTTGCTAGAATTGTTGAACTGATTAATGTTCCAGCCGTCTGGACTTTCGACATCATTTTCCGCGTTAACACATCAAAAGACCCTGTTTCTTCTAAAACGCCGCCAAGAGCTGTGGCGATGACCAACAGCCCAACTGTCCCTAACATTGAAACTAATCCTCCGTGATTTAACAACGAATCAACTGCATCTACGCCGGAATTAATAGAAAAGCCACTTTGCATCATTTTAACAACAGTAGAAACAGATCCGCCTTGAACCAAGACGGCAAGCACTGCTCCTAACAAGCCGACGCTCATTAATGCGGGAATTGCCGGGGTGCGCCTAATCATCAGAAAAATTGTAAAGATAGGCATAAGCAGTAATAGTGGATGAATGACAAATACGTCACTCAATCCTATTTTGATTGTATTGATAGCGTCCGAATCAACAATATGAGTGGTCAAAATTCTATTACCAACAATCCAATACAAGATAATTGAAAGAAAAAATGCAGGAATTGTATCCCAAAGCATATGTTTGATATGACTAAATAAATCCGTTTCAGCCATTACTGGTGCAATATTTGTCGTATCCGATAATGGAGATAATTTATCGCCAAAGTAAGCACCTGAAATAACAGCGCCCGCAACAAGTCCCGAAGGAAATCCAAGTCCTTCACCAATGACCATAAACGCAAGCCCAATTGTCGCAATTGAAGTGAAGGAACTTCCTAATGTGATGGAAACAATTCCGGTAACAAGTGCTACAAGCGGCACGAACATCGCGGGTGAGATAATCATGAGTCCATAGTAAATCATTGTCGGGATAACCCCGCTTCCAATCCAAGTTCCCACGATGATTCCGATAATAAGTAAAATAAAAACAGCGGGTAGGGCCCTAGCCACGCCTCCGACCATCATTCTCTGTACTTCATCCCAAGTCCAACCACAAACTACTGCGATAATTGCCGCTGCGATTACACCAATCAAAAGAGGAATATGCATCCCAGCTTCCCAAATGAAAATGGATAAAGCAGCAGCTAAAATTAAGGTGAAGATTGGGATAATCGATAATCCAAATGAAACTTCTCTTTTCAATTGTATTGCGCACGAGAATGATATTGGTATAAGCCAAGATTCTCCGTACTTCCTCCCCTCAAAATTATGTATTAATATGCTAGACTATCACTCAATTCAAATAAGTGCAACATCATTTAAGTGCAAGAATTTTAATTTTTTAGGTACCCTTTTTAGGTACCTGTGCAAGACACTATTCAATTAATACACTACAATTGCATAATAAGAGAAGGGGACATCGACTGTATAACGCTTTGTCGATATCCCCTTGATTATTTATCCAAATTCTCGAATTGTCATAATTGCACCGTGCACAGGTACCTCCGAGGGGTAGCTTCGATGAAGAAAAGTGAAAAGGAAGCCGACAAAGTCGGCTTCCTTCTTTTACATTATAAACCTGTAAAAAGGTATGCTAGAATTTCCAGTGCGATACTGATTAAAATATAACCAATAAATAGCAGGACGGCTATCCAAAACCCGCCCCAACTGGTGCCACCACGTTGTTTGACTTTCTCCAAAAGTTGATCACCTGAGTATTCCGTTTGCAACTTTTCGATTTCTTTTTGTGCATGGTTCTTGTACATCC
This genomic window from Sporosarcina sp. Marseille-Q4063 contains:
- a CDS encoding MBL fold metallo-hydrolase encodes the protein MKKVILNVLGTAQDAGLPHPNCFCKNCAEALEYPRFRRLAASLAVVVPEEKTWHLIDATPDLKEQMARLQIKYDMQGRLMESIFLTHAHFGHYPGLLLLGREAIGANGVPVMAGKKMKRLLEEQAPWSLLTELGNIDIQEIKEGQKIPISSLVTIRPVEVPHRNEFSETFAYWIEGPNKKVLYIPDIDRWNEWNQDIYKACEEADICLLDGTFHSTSDLEKIGRDYREIPHPLIVETMDRLQGLVGQTEIYFTHLNHSNPAIDSDLHIRNHIESKGFHIAEEEMEFIL
- the nhaC gene encoding Na+/H+ antiporter NhaC; its protein translation is MKREVSFGLSIIPIFTLILAAALSIFIWEAGMHIPLLIGVIAAAIIAVVCGWTWDEVQRMMVGGVARALPAVFILLIIGIIVGTWIGSGVIPTMIYYGLMIISPAMFVPLVALVTGIVSITLGSSFTSIATIGLAFMVIGEGLGFPSGLVAGAVISGAYFGDKLSPLSDTTNIAPVMAETDLFSHIKHMLWDTIPAFFLSIILYWIVGNRILTTHIVDSDAINTIKIGLSDVFVIHPLLLLMPIFTIFLMIRRTPAIPALMSVGLLGAVLAVLVQGGSVSTVVKMMQSGFSINSGVDAVDSLLNHGGLVSMLGTVGLLVIATALGGVLEETGSFDVLTRKMMSKVQTAGTLISSTILATFVIAFASGAQFLAIILPARTFVSKYKSMNLDTKNLSRCVEAAGTVGINLVPWSVPVVFAVSVLGVSPGEFIPYTFFAFLVPLINILFGFTGWTITKKHYNNNT